TAATTTCACCCAGGTTGTTCGTCTCCTCCTTTGGCGTAGTTCTTTTATTTGAGAGAGTATTACTATCAGAGACTCTGAttactatagattcagtagaaattgTAGTAATGAGGGCGCCATGTCGGTTCACTTAAGAGAGACCTCGTTgctcgttgaattatcaagaacaactgctcgttcggacaggcgcgggctgtgaacacctcccattctgagttttcgaacatttgaaaacatttcaaaacgttttgaaacgttcgaaaacaatgctcgtttggtataaatgcaccTTAATCGAATTACTTCCACAAAGTGCTTAGGAATCGCGagccttttgtgaaaaatcggtgCTTAGTGCCTTAGTGCTCGAGACTCGGGAGCATTTTTTGTCAGTGCTCGGCACAGCTCCTGGGCTAGACGTGATAATATTGCATATTacaaagcaatttttttcacatatGATGAGTTTTTTCTTTCCCTGAAAGATAGAGGGGGGCCACGGCCCCTCCTTGGCTCTGAGTATGGGCGCCCATGGTTGCGGACACTTATTTCGGTGAAAATGGAGCTaggttaaaatattaatgtaCGCCTCTGATAGCAGAGGTGTTCTGTGGGTGTCAACCAGAATAAccagatatccacagattacagagtaatctCTATAATCTGTGCAGATATCTCTGGTGTCAGGCAACTTCACACCGCCTTCAGGCAATGTCAGTTTTTACTGTTGGCAACATTGCCCTGATTGAcattcattgaactctatgggaacccatagagttaAATGTTGACATTGCCGATTGCCGTTGACTGACATTTAACGTCAGTGGTCAGTGTATGTCAAATGTCGAAAATTCCTAGTGCAAAAACTGCCCAAGTTGAAATTCCCAGATCTTGGCAGCGTTACCAAGTGCTCGGTCTCTGGTGGTTGATACCCTTTTAGGGCTTTTTATTTAGAGTTCACATTTTATTACACAAATTAACAAATGGCTCTAAATCCTCAATACGAGGCTATTGGTAAAGGCTTTGTGAGCCAATATTATGCATTATTTGATGATCCTATTCAACGACCGAATCTACACTCAATGTACAATGTGAGaatcaaaacgattttttttatatattaaaTCAAAATCTTGATTCTATTCGCAGGCTGAAACATCTTTCATGACATTCGAGGGATCACAACTACAAGGTTCTGccaaaattatggaaaaaatttcGGTGAGGTGTTCTTGTGAGAATAACTTATTGAAATTTAACgtatttttatatttcagaGCCTAACCTTTCAAAAAATCACTAGAGTTATCACAGCAGTTGATTCCCAACCAACTTTTGATGGTGGAGTTTTAATCAGTGTTCTAGGCAGATTAAAGGTAGGTTATCCCTCACTCTGTAGAATATTTTGTGAATTGGGACCTACTGAACGTTAGCTTAGTTGAGATAAATTAGATTTTATATTTACTCTCACATAGCTCTTGTTTTAAATCTTCTTTTCAACAGACTGATGACGATATTCCACAATCGTATATGCAAACATTTGTATTAAAACCTATTGAAGGGAGTTATTATGTCCAGCATGACATTTTCAGGCTGGTTCTACATGATTCCTTATAGTTTCATTTTAAaggtatatacatatatatgatAGATTTGAAATGCTTTTCTCGTAACTTCTAACTGTTTATTAACATTTGTACATTTCTATTGTTTCATTTGATCAGATTGTTTAATAATTGGCTTCAATGAAGCTAAATTAGAGACATTAGAGCTCATCTCAGATTTTTGACATCTATTTTGATTATTGCATTTTATAGAATTCAGAAAGTTGATAACTTAGATGTAGatagaattgaatgaattcaaggTTTATATTACATTCCCACACAGTAGTATAGTCCAAAACCAATGCTCCATGAGAGatatatacatattatataTATTGAATGAATTAATAGAAGGTAAGTTTACCTTTTTGAGGCTAAAATTCGAAATACTCATGCTGATCATGGTGTAACATTCAAATAACTTGAAGGAGTTCttcaaaattgatattagtattattcaatttcataGGAAGAAGTGGGTGTACAAAAAGGCTGAGATGGGACCTAAGGATTTCAGCATTACTGGTTCTTTTAATATGAATTATTAATCAAACTCATGACACTGacccaaaaaataaaataggttTCATTCATTGCAATGGTAATAATTTTGATTAACTAAGTTTTGCCATTTGTTCAATTGATGACATGATATACCTCACCTCTCTTCTGCACCTcacaaattgaaaagaaaaaaacaaatattaattaTGAAACAAGCATCGATCTACTAGTTTATtataaatttcaagaatccaagtATCAAAATCAACCAGTTTTAGTCTTTTCTAACTTTGAGCAATAAGGTATAAATTAATCAACAACAAGAACCATCTTTCATTTCAACcgagtagtggaattaatgtctgaattaaatatcaatgaatatgttaacggcatgcagacaattattttcagaattcaataattgtctgcatgccgttaacatattcattgatatttcatttcaacactTTGATCAAGTATTAAAATCACAATATCTGAGAAGTGTCCCAGAATTAGTTAATTTTGTTTCGGCGCTTGAGTTTTggaattcattaattctttccaAAACTACCGCAGCTAAAACCATTGAAATTGGTATGATTCTTTCAACTAAGTGGCTAAGTGCTCGTTCAACATGAGCGAAAGCCTTAATGCGAACGTAATTTTGTTTTAATTTAAGTGTTCACAACGTAACATTAAGTTCTactaatgaaataattttattaacTGTCAAGTAGTATTTCATGATTCAACATATCAATCAATGCACATTAAACCTTTTGGGATATAATGTTATGATATTGCCTAATAAAGAGTTAGgcttgccatttaaaaaaaattcaatgccCAACACCCCTCGTAAAGGGTTGATGACAAACAcataaaaaatttctcaattcaaattgaaaattgaccgTCTACTCAATCTGTGTAATGGTGCAATATGTATATGGTAGCGCATTATTATGCCCCCAGCTGCTCAGATAATAATGATTCTCAGAGTTTGAATTAGAAGAATAAATTTGCCTGggtatttgaataattatgatttCACAATTCGcagtttttaaaatttttcaatttccaaccCAAACAATATATAAAGCTACACTTGAACAGATAGCAGCCCTAAGTAAAAATAAGTGTAACTTTAATTATCTCAgtttgaataatatttcaagTATTCTCACTCTTCATTTTGTTTATTCATAAGTTAtaaatattcttttgaagaTATTAGACCTAGGTTAATACGTTTggatttccatttttttcatgaCTGATCTTAATTATTCTATTGCAACCATACAAATTTCTTAATGCTTGTACACttacttattttttttcagtcatTGGCTGGGTTCATTATAAACtgcataattttttatgataaaaAATTCTACTCAAACTTATTCGCATGTTATATATCTATGTCCTGAATTCTGATTGATTGCTTTTTTTCAGTGTGATGAAGATCCTCCACATGCATTTGTACAAGTGTTTGTTTTAAAGCCTTTAGGGACCTCATTCTATATCCAACATGATATTTTCAGACTAGCTATACATGATACTGCATAACTCCTTGTTCCAATTTCCAAAAATGTTCTTTTGCGGTTTACCTATTTTACAGTTATTAATTACAATTTATGCTTGTAAACTTATTATGattaatatataaaattttagAAAATCCCAAGGATTCAAtggtttgtttttgtttactcttcatttattcacaaaaaatgaGGTGAGATGATGAATAAACGTTATTTAAGTTgaggaatatatttttttttcattaaaaatataaTGATCTCCTATCCATTGAAACATCCCATCTGAAAAAATTCAGATCCTAACTTGACGGTGTCGTAATTTGGTTTAAGTCTACTTTAGTCTTCTAAATGTTTCCATTTTAGGTATAACATTCATTTAGGCAACTTTTCTCATTTTTATGTAGAAaggactgaaaaaaatataatcaatataatacgaaatttgaaaattagatTTCTCCCACTTTATGATTTTCTCATGAACGTTTCTGGTGCAAACAACTAACAGTGTTATAATACTACAGAATGGAGAAATTgaggtaaaaatttttttttaaaaacccTGAAGAAATATTACGGAAAATGTGACCACACGTTTCCACCATTTGTTTCATAGGAATCCCAATAAACCGTTGAGTTTTTGCCCAATGTAAGGCAATTGTTGAAAAtgccatcaaatcagctatctaacgAAGCAAAGATGTACGGGGTGTACAATTTGAAATAAGGAAGTAGTATACTTTTTCCGGTATAACCGCGGAAATTGCATAGGTCTAAAAATATTTAAGGGAGAAAGTTCTTTGTCAAAAACACATACATGCAAATTTTCGGCACAAAATTACACTTCCATAAACGTATAATAAGCCATAACGGTGAATCGCCCTGTATactttttttatcgtttttactATCGTAAAGGAATTATATTATCCAATAATTCGAATAAAAAATGAGGAATTGAAGTTGATCACAATAGCAGAGGGTGGTAGAACTTAAAATTATTGTAAACTTAATAAAggtaactggtaacatgtgtaAAGTCACAGTTTAAATCTGCAGATAAGAAAAGTGACGACATATAcataaaatattatttaatACATAGTTGAGGTGAATCACACTCATTTTTAATTCAGAATGATGAAAGTTATATCCGAATGATGAAAATTACTAAATCATTGTACAGTATTGCATCATCCAGAATTTCATGCGTTTTGAGAGTGACGGCAAATATAAAAGAAgtcaaatataatattatattccCATCTAAGCCTTACAACTTCTTTATTTGAACATTTCATCATTTATATGATTGATTCGGTGGTTTTCGAACAGTTTTGAGCCCTTTGAACCTCAATTAAAATTTGTATTCAAACTACCCGCTACTGGAGGAGTGATCGTGCAGCCAATCAAAAAGCACCACATAATTTGACGTTTCGCTATCCGGAATATTCTTGATCAATAATTCCCCCATCCACAACAATTTACAGTTAGGTACAAAGAGGAAAACACAGTTGCGTCAGCATTTTAGTTACAATACGAACGTAAAGGTGCAATCAAGATAGTTATTATAATTTCTGGATATCTCTACTCTGTCATTGTGGAGTATTGTGAGAAGTAATTAAGTGATTGTTGGTAGTTCTACTAATAATTCATCATGAATTCCACCGATCTTTTAAAGATCTTGGGTATTGAGGTGGATCAAAACGAAGTCACTGAAGTACCCAGAGCAAAAAAACGCCGACTTGATCACCTAACATGGgacgaaaaaattcaaagaaagtaAGTTTGAAAGTTTCAGAATCATATAGTATAGTGAATTTATCGTAACACGAATTTGCCTGCGTAaccaaaatattgttacaatatACGACGCAAAGAAGGGCGTATCGTTATCGGATTATAAACGTAAGTTTTATAATTTGATAACGTTAGGTACCCTCTTGAAGTCTTGAATCACATGAATTTAGTTAATGTATTGCCAGTTTGATCAAGGTCTTATGAACTAAATATTACTATGGACttttcagaaaattgaaaaatcgagTAGCTGCTCAAACTTCTCGAGATCGGAAAAAAGCAAGAATTGAGCAGATGGAAAGTGCAATTACCGAATTGTGTACCAGGAATGAAACACTGATGTCACAATGCGAAAATCTTAAAAacatgaatgaaaaattatctcTGGAGAATGCTGAGCTTAAAGCAAGATTGATGGAACCATGTTTGAGTTGCAAACAAAACCGTTCTGTTGGACCTGAGTCTGATGAAGGATCTTCTGAATCCCTTCTTCTGCCGATGGGGTCAAACACAGGTCCAGCAGCGGTTTTGTCCAAAACACAAACATTCCTGAAAATAGCACTAGTGTGCCTTCTCTACCGGAATTGCTTGATGAACTCGACAGAGACATCGACTTTGAATCATTGGAGCAACTTGCAGAGAGCCTCCTTGAAGATATCGCCAAAGACTTGGAAAATGCTGCTGAGGAAGCAGATTGTCAAGTAAGTTTTTTTCAACAGCATATTTTTTTAGTGATAATATTTAATATTATGGTTCAATTTCCTAATTTCAATAAGTTACATCATTCATGGGTATTTTTGATGATGCAGAAATCTAATGTAATGCAAACCCCTTAGATAtattacaaaaaataaaaaacatctgGCATGAACAGACTCCAGCAATTTATTACTTGGAGAACTATTTCTACATTTTGCCATATTTCTAGGTTCACTGATGTTGATTATTTCTTCAATTCAAATATACAAAGGTGAAATATTCAGCATAGATAAATCACCCAAAACAGTTTCAgaattgaattattcaaaaaagTTTACTTCAGTGCCTATATCTGATTttgtcgctgattttttttaattgaatattttacTGAAAATCGATTGGTTATAGAGATTCATATAGTTTTTGACATAAGATCTTGCAACAGAATAAACATTATTAAATTTGACATCAAATATTGAGGATTTCAAAACTATGGGCTTGAACAACTGAACCCAATCGTTCTTTGTTCAAATTTCTATCTGAAATTAATGTTCAtgtaaaaaattgattttccattGTCAAAACCCAAGGGAATTTTACCTAACCTCACAATTATTCATATCTATTTTATCCAAAATTGCTTGTATTTCTCCCAATAAATCAGCTTAAAACTTAAATTTATTGAGTTCTCTTGAGGTCAACTTTGGAAttaattgaaattgatgaaaaacccAAGAACAAAAATCTGAGGTGGGTGCTAATGTAAACTAATTGAATGATGGTAATAATCGAGTTACTCAGTTTAATGAGAGTTGAAATTTTGAGTAACATTTCTGAAACTGCATCTTACACTATCTGTCTCACTTTCCTGAATGGCTCTTTTTATAAAAGTCAAATTTTTGCACTCCATACTCAACTTAATTTAATATCACTTCATTTAGGAGAGATTAATATATCAATGGATCAGTGTATTCATACTGATGTAGAAAAAGCTATAATTAGATGGAAAACTTGAATTGGTGATAAAAAGGAAAGATACTTGCCTCAAACAAAATACAGTGCTTGACTTGCACTAGAAGTTTTGGTAGAACTACCGTCAATAttgagttgaaaatttgtattgaGGTGGTTTGGACACTGATCTACTTGACTGAAATATTTCCCTAGAAGAGCAACTTCTGGTTATACCAAGAAGAGCATagtactttcttatttcaaatagcaCAACCA
Above is a window of Coccinella septempunctata chromosome 5, icCocSept1.1, whole genome shotgun sequence DNA encoding:
- the LOC123314305 gene encoding probable nuclear transport factor 2 isoform X1; this translates as MALNPQYEAIGKGFVSQYYALFDDPIQRPNLHSMYNAETSFMTFEGSQLQGSAKIMEKISSLTFQKITRVITAVDSQPTFDGGVLISVLGRLKCDEDPPHAFVQVFVLKPLGTSFYIQHDIFRLAIHDTA
- the LOC123313798 gene encoding X-box-binding protein 1, giving the protein MNSTDLLKILGIEVDQNEVTEVPRAKKRRLDHLTWDEKIQRKKLKNRVAAQTSRDRKKARIEQMESAITELCTRNETLMSQCENLKNMNEKLSLENAELKARLMEPCLSCKQNRSVGPESDEGSSESLLLPMGSNTGPAAVLSKTQTFLKIALVCLLYRNCLMNSTETSTLNHWSNLQRASLKISPKTWKMLLRKQIVKYQNLMKVQDREVPVQWWGKHQKNWNPLEVLC
- the LOC123314305 gene encoding probable nuclear transport factor 2 isoform X2, encoding MALNPQYEAIGKGFVSQYYALFDDPIQRPNLHSMYNAETSFMTFEGSQLQGSAKIMEKISSLTFQKITRVITAVDSQPTFDGGVLISVLGRLKTDDDIPQSYMQTFVLKPIEGSYYVQHDIFRLVLHDSL